The genomic segment TGCTCGAAGCGCCGCACGTCTTCTGCGAGAAGGTCACCCTGCGCTCGATCGAGAAGGCGCGCGACGAATATCTCTTCGGCGACCTGAGGGCGAAGCTCGAACGGCACCATCGCGGGAACGTCGATTGCGCCTTCTGGGGATGGAACCGGGCCTGGCTCGATCCGGATTTTTTCGCCTGGAACATCGAGGATTGCCTGCCCTCCGTCGCGGTCCCGGTGCTGGTGGTACAGGGAACCGACGATCCGTACGGGACCCTTCGACAGGTCGAAGCGATCGAGCGGCAGTGCGGCGGTCCGGTCCGGCGAAGCATCCTCGAGCGGTGCGGCCATAGCCCGCATCGCGACCGGCGCGAGCGGACGCTTTCGACGATGGCCGATTTCATCCGGGAGATCGGAACGGGATAGCGTTCCATGGAACCGGACCGCGAATATTCCAGGGCGCTGCCGCGCACGTTCTACGATCGCGACACGGTTGCCGTCGCCAGGGATCTGCTGGGGAAGCACCTGATCCATGTGTCGGGCGGGGTGGAGAGGGCCGGCAGGATCGTGGAGGTCGAGGCGTACCTGGGCCCGCACGACCTCGCCTCCCACTCCTCGCGAGGGCGCACCGACCGGACCAGGATCATGTACGGCCCGCCGGGCCACGCCTACGTATACCTGGTGTACGGCATGCACTGCTGCATGAACGTCGTGACCGAGCGCGACGGGCACGCCTCCGCCGTTCTGATCCGGGCCGTCGAACCGGTGAAGAATGTCGAGGGCGACACCCGGGGGCCCGGGCGGCTATGCAAGGCGATGCGGATCGACCGGCGACGCAACGGGCATGACCTGACCAGCGACGATTTTCATATCTCCGATCCGCCCGTGCCGGAGCCTCTCTCCATCGTCAGGGCGCCTCGCGTCGGCGTCGACTACGCGGGGAAATGGGCGAGAAGACTCCTGCGGTTTTATCTCCAGGGGAATCCGTTCGTCTCCAAGCGGTGATCCCTCCCCGGCGGCGGGAGGCGAGCCGGGGAACGGCTCCGCGGCGTTCATCAATGCGTGCCGACCGGTTCGCGGCCTTCCCTGCGCACGCGCGGGAAGTGACGCGTCAACGCTTCCTCCAATATCGCAACGGTGAACGGTTTCCGGATCACTTCGTGGATGCCCGACCGGGCCGCCTCCTCGGTCAGTTTCCGGACCGGATACGACGTGAACAGGATTCTGACGGCCTCGCGATGGATATCCCCCAGCATCTTCAACAAGACGAGGCCGTTCATCCCCGGGAGCTGGTATTCGCAGAGGATCAGGTCGTACCGGTCCCGTGACACCGCCGCGATCGCTTCCATCGCGTTCACGGCGCACTGCATGGGGCATTCCATGATCCGGAAAAACGTCGAGAGGGAATCCACGCTCCACGGGTCGTCCTCGATGAGGAGGATGTTTCGCACGCCCAGGTCCCTGTAGGGATTCTTCATTGCGTCACCATTGGTGCGCGTAACGATGGCGGTTCATGTCCGATGCCCGGGATCCCGCGCCTCTCTTCGCACCCGTTCGTGGAACCGGAGCGAAGCGGAGTGGACGGCCTGGACCTGGGAATTCGTGAGAAATCCGGATAAATATTTCGCGAACCCATCGACGTTCTCCCCCACGAAGACCGCCCCCTCGACGACCTTGAGAAACCCGGCGTCGGCGAGGCGGTCGACCGCCTGATCGATATCGCGCGAATAGCAGACGGCCCCTGTCAAGGAGAAGCGGAGCCCGGAGAGGATCGATTCGTGGGGTTTCATCGCGTGGATGATCGAATGTACCGTGGACAGGGGGATCGGTTTCCTTCCCCGGGCTGCAAGCAGGATGATACCCGAGAGGATGTCCCTGATCATCGGGGGCCGGATAACCATCGCTTTTCGGTCCTCCTCCGGAAAGCCCGGAGAGGTGGATCCCGCCATTTCCGGCCGCACGTTCGCGCTACGTGTTTTTCTGCGCGGGACGGGCGAGATCTCCGTCTTTCGGTATGGGTTTCCCTTTGGCAATCAAGGTTTCCAATCGATAGGAAATGGAAAACTTGATGTTGTTCACGGCCTCCTTTCTGGTTTCTCCATAGGAGCGGCACCCTGGCAACGCGGGGCAATGCGCGCGGTACCCCCCGTTTTCCTTCTCCACCAGTACGGTGTAACTGTGCGTCGCCATCTCCCCCCTCCTTCTTCCCCGCTCCAGCCCCGAGGGTTTCGGGGCGTGACGGACGGGGCCATTTCGAATGGAGCGCCTTTTTGTCCGGATCCGTCGAAAGAATGTACGGGATTCATCCGCAGGAAGCGTGCCGGGGGGAGGAAAAATTGGATATCAAGCAAATCAGGTGGTTATCGGTCCACTTCTCGAAGGAGGACGGGGGAAACGAGGAGGATCCTGCGAATTATTGCAGTTCGACTTCACCATCCGGAAAAATTGCCAGTCCCGCGAGGTGTCAAAGCCCCATTTTTCTCCTCCGGTACCGGAACGTCGAATAGTTGATCCGGAGAAGCTCCGCCGCCTGCGTTTCGTTCCCGCCGGTCAAGCGAAGCGCTTCACTGAAAAAATGCCGGTCCACCGATTCGTGGGCTTCCCGGAGGTCGACGCCCTCGGGGGAAAGCGGGGGGCGCAGCAGATCCTTGTCGGCGGAGTGCCGTTCCATGGGAACATTTCCTTCTCCGAGGCCGAGATCATCCCGCGTCAACTCCGCGCCCTTTCCCACGAGGACGCCTCGTTCCACGAAATTCCTCAATTCCCGGACGTTCCCTTTCCAGCCATGCCGCATCAGCGCTTCCCGGGCTTCCCGGGAGAAGCCGTTGAACGATCTCCCGAACTTCCGGTTGAATTCGAGGAGGAAGTGCAAGGCGATCGGGAGGATATCGTCCCGCCGCGCCGTCAGGGAAGGAAGCTCGACAAGGGCGACCGCCAGGCGATAGTAGAGATCTTCCCGGAAAAGACCCTTCCCGATCAACTCCTGCGGGTTCCTGTTCGTGGCGGACACGACCCGCGCCCGGACCGTGAGCTTCCTGGTTCCCCCCACGCGGTAATATTCCCCCTCCTCGAGGAAACGGAGCAGCTTGGCCTGCGCTTCCGTGCTCAGGTCGCCGACCTCGTCGAGGAACAGGGTCCCCCCTTCCGCCTGATCCACCATTCCTTTCTTCCCCGCGGCGCTCGCCCCGCTGAAGGCCCCCTTCTCGTACCCGAACAGTTCGCTTTCGATCAATTCCCTCGGGATCGCGGCGCAGTTCACGCTGACCAGGGGGCCCCGGAAATTCGGACTGCGGTAGTGGATCGCGCTCGCGATCAACTCCTTCCCGGTTCCCGTCTCCCCGACGATGAGGACCGGGGTGTCCGGACTCCGGGCGAGGAGCCCGACGAACTCCATCACGTCCCGGATCGTGTTGCTCTCCCCGATGAAGCACGGAAGATTTTCCCGAACGTACCGCTCCTGGAGGGCCTGGACCTCTTTCTTCAGGCGGATCGATTCGAGGGCGTTCCCGATGCTCATCTCCAGCGTATCGATCTCCAACGGTTTCACTACGTAGTCGTATGCGCCTCCCTTCATCGCGGACACGACGCTTTTCACATCCTCGTAGGCGGTGATGACGATGATCAGGACCTCCGGGGCGATGGCCCTGAACGCAGGAATGGCTTCGATCCCGCTCATCCCCGGAAGCCCCAGATCGAGGAGGACGAGATCGGGTGGATCGACCCGGGCGGCGGCGACAGCGCTCTCCGCGTCGGGGAAATCCGCGAGCCGGTATTTCCCGTCGAAGGCGATCGCCAGCGTCCTGCGAATGGTGTCCTCGTCATCGACGATATACAGGGAGTACGTATTCACGCCGGAACCTCTTCCTTCGCGGCGGGGAGTTCGATCCGGAACTCGGCGCCCCCCCATCGGCTCGCGTCGACGCGCAGCGTCCCGCCGTGGTCGGTGACGATGCGGTGGCTGAAGCTGAGCCCGATCCCGGACCCATCCTTCCTCGTGGTGAAAAAGGGATCGAAGACCTTCTCCCGGAGCGAAGGGGGGACTCCCGGCCCCGAATCGGAAACACGCAGGACAACCCTCCCGTCCTGGACGGCGGACGCGATCTCCAGGAGTTTCTCTCCCTCGATTCCCTCCATGGCCTGGCAGGCGTTCGTGATCAGGTTGATCAGCACCTGTTCGATCAACTGGGCGTCGACACGGCACATGGTAAGGCCGGGAGCCATGTCCCGGAGGACGGCGATCTCCCGTTTCCGCAACGTCGACAGGGAGAGCCGGATCGCCTCTTCGATGATCCTGTTCAGGTCGACGGTCTCCTTCCGGGGGGGAAAGGGCCTGGAATAGTCCATGACGCGCTGGACGACCATCCCCATTTTCGCGGCCGCCGACTTCATCTGCCCAAGGATGAGGCCGAACGTTTCCTTCGCTCCGGGCTCAAGACCGACGGATGCGTCGCAGACGCGCTCGACGCTCGAGATGCTGATGTTGATCGAGGAGAGTGGGTTCCGGATCTCGTGTGCGATCCCCCCCGCGAGGACGCCGAGCGATTCCAGCTTCTGCGCATTGGCCATCGACGACTCGATCCGCGTCTTTTCCGTCACGTCCCGGAATACGAAGACGGCCCCCACGAGTCGCCCTTTTTCATCGACCACAGGGGATCGATCGGCCTCGATCTTGCGGCGGACCCCGTTCCGGTCGACGAGAACGTCCCCCTCGGGCCCGAAGATCTCGCCGATGGGCTTCCCCGCGGCCTCGTCATGCGTCCATCCGGTGATCCTCTGCGCCGTCCGGTTGACGATCAGTACCCGGTCCTCCGCGTCCGTGGAGATGACCCCGTCCCCGATCGACTGGAGGGTGACCCTGGCGCGCCCCCTCTCGCGGGACAACTTGTCGAGGGCGTCGCGGAGCGCGGCCATCGGGTAGGTCCGGAAGAAGAGGAAGAGGAGAAGGGTGAGACCCGTTCCGACCAATGCGATGACCGCGGTTTCGCCGGCCAGCGGGCGGAGGGAGGCGCTCTCCTCGATGGACCCCGCGATCACTCCGGAATCCCTCAGGGGGTGGGATCGCGTCATCAGCGGCCATTCAAGGCCTTCCTTTCGCTGCGTTACGACGCGTCCCTCAAGGTCCAGGATCCGGACGGATTCCGCGCGAAGATCATCACGGCGTTTCGCGAGGATTCCCTCGAGGCGGATCGTCTCGAACTTCCACATCTCGGGGTTCCTGTTGATCACGGCGGATACCTGGTGGGCATAGATCTCCGTTTCCGTCCGGAGATGTTCGTTTTGCAGCTCCCACCCGTTCACGAAGTAGAGCGCCGGCAGGGCGAACGTGAAGATCAACAGAAGAACACCTCCGAATCCCTCGAGGAACCGCGGGGTGTTCCGCCCGTCGCCCTTCACGGAAGGGCGCCCTCTTCCCGGACCGGCGCCTGGCCGTACTTCGAAAGAATGTCCGCTCCCTCCGGTGAGCGCACGAAATCGATAAACCGGCGAACCGGGAGGGAGGGATTTTTTCTCGTGACCATGAAGAACGTCTTGCTGACGGGGTACGACCTGTCGGTCAGGGTCCGGACGCTCGGCATCACCCCGTCGAGTGACACGACGCGAAACGCGCGCTCCTCGGAGAGGACGAGCGCCAGCGTCGTCCCCCCGAAGGCGCCCGGAACGGTTTCGATGACGTCCGCCGCATCCTGGTCCGTCGGGGCCTCGATCATTCCGGTGCGAAGCAGCGCGGCGTCGACCGCCGCGCGCATCGCCGGGGAGATGTTCCTCAAGACCTTGATATCCGAATCCTCACGGGGGCGCAGGACCAGCCGGATTCGCTTTCCGTTCTCCCAATCGCGCTTCCCGGCGTAGATTGCGGCGACGCCGTCCAGCGTCAGGCCGGTGATCTTGAGGGTCCTGTTGACACCGAACACAAATGGAGTCCTCGCGTACTTCGTTTCCACAACGCCCTCGGCGCGTTCCTCGCCACTCAACGCCCGGGAGCTCAATCCGATGTCGAGCCGTCCCGCCAGGACCGCCTTGATGCTTCCGCTGCTCCCGATGCCCCGCGATATGTCGAAGCGGATCCCGGGGTCCGTTTCCCGGAACGCCTCCCCGAGGATCCGCATCGTCCCGATCGCCCCGCCGGTCCCGGAGATCCGGATCATCTCCGCGACCGCGATCCGGGGCCCCGAAACCAGAAGGACCGCCAGGACGGCGACGGCCCAACCGGAAAAAATCTTCCTCCGCCGGATCAGAAACGGACCCCCTTCCTGCGAAACGACTTCCCGCTTTCGAGATCGACCGGAACATCAGGATTCATTCCCCCTTAGTACACACCAATCGGCTCCCCCTTGCCAAGTGTTCGTTTGGGTCCGCCGGAGGGGCGGAGGGGGAAGGATCAAGGGACTGGAGGGCGGGGAAAATCGGAACGATATCGGGTGAACGCGTCAGGGATTCGAAGATCCCAGCGCTTCCCTCACTTTTTTCAGCAATGCGATGTTCTGCGTGTGGCCCGTCATGTGGGCGATCACCCTCGCCTGCAACCGCCGGCCGAGGAGATAGAGATCCCCGATCATGTCCATGATCTTGTGACGCACCGGTTCGTCGGGGAATCGAAGTGCGTCGTTGATCGGGCCCTCCTCCCCGAAGAGGACGAAGTTGTCGAAGCGCCCGCCGAGGGCCAGCCCCTGCCGCTGCAGGAGCCCGATGTCCCGCGCGAACCCGAAGGTACGGGCGGGCGCGATCTCCTTCCGGTAGATCGCGGGGTCGTCGAGCCGGAAGACGAAGCGCTGCTTGCCGACCGGGGCCGGATATTCGAGCATGTAGTCGATCTCGAACGCGTCGCACGGCTCAAGCCGGATCGACGCCTTGCCGGCGTCGATCCGGTACGGTTCCCTCACCGCGATCTGATGCCAGTCCCCTGCCTGGTTCTCGAAGCCGACCTCCTCGAACAGGGAACAGAACTGCACGGACGACCCGTCCAGCACGGGAACCTCGCCGTTGCACTTGATGAGCAGGTTGCTGACCCCGTAGGCGTTGAGCGCGGACATGAGGTGCTCGATGGTCGCGACATGGGTGGTTCCGAGGTGAATCGTCGTGGCATAGCCGGTCGACTCGACATAATCGAGGTGCGCCGGGACCGCCCGGTTGTCGGAGACCCCGACGAAGTGGATCCCCGAACCGGGACCCAGCGGCTCGAAGATCAGGCCGCTCTTCCTCCCGGAGTGAAGCCCCTGGCCATACAACACCGCGCTGCGCGCGAGCGTCCGTTGCGGCATGAGCGTCCCGCGCAGTGTCTGGTTCGTGAATACCAGGGGATGAAGTTCCGGCATCCCCTCCGGCGACGGGTGGTCGATCGACCCGTCGAGTTCGCCCACGGAGAGGCTCCGGACGGCGTCCCGTGCCCCCAGGGCCCGACGGATCGCGTTCAGCACCAGATCGAGTTCCAGCGGTTTTTCGATGAAATCGGAGGCGCCGACCTTGGTCGCCTTGATGGCGGTGGAGATCGTCGCGTGACCGCTCATCATGATCACGGGCGTCTCGGGTTGCGCCGCCTTCATGCGCCGGAGCGTCTCGATCCCGTCCATGCCCGGCATCCAGATGTCGAGAAGCACCAGCGACGGACGAATCGACTGGAGGCGGGAAAGCGCATCGGCGCCGTCGTCGGCGAGCGCGCAGGAATACCCCTCGTCGCTCAGGACACCTTCGAGCGATTTTCTGATGCTCGCTTCGTCATCGACGATCAGGATCGGTCCCGGATGCGCCATGGAGGATTCCCCCCTTCCTTTCATCGACCCGTGCCTTCCAGTATACCTTTCATCCGCCTGGCCGCCTCCGCGATCTGGAGGTGGGACCGGCCCCGGCCGACCTGCTCATCGGTGATGACGTAGAGCCGCCACCGGACGGGAGAGGATCGGCCGGTCATCTCCCCTGCGACGCCGCTTTTCCGAAGGCGGCCCAGAAAGGATCCACCTTGGGATGGATCAATTCATGAGAGGTCCCGCGTTCAAAGACCCGCATCCCCTCCCGCGGTTCCACGATCTCCCCCACCATGCTGGCCGGGATCCCCTTGTCGCCCAATCGCCGGATCACTTCCTTCGCCTTGTGAGGCCGGCAGGCGAGGATCAGCGTCCCCTCGCTGATCGACGAATACGGGTCGATGCCGAACAGGTCGCACACGTTCCGAACGGCGTCCTGCACGATGATCTTCTCCTTGTCGATGGACATCCCGACGCCCGACGCCTGGGCGACCTCGAACAGGCCGCCCCATACCCCGCACTCGGTCGCATCGTGCATGGCGGTCACCCCGTCTTCCCTCACCCCGGCCTCCACCGCGGTCAGGGCGTCCTCCACGACGGACATCTGCCAGAAGATCTCCTCGGCCTCCCGCGCAGCCTTCTCACCGTATCGTTCCGCCACCCGCTGCGGAAAGGTGACGGCGAACAGGCCGGCCGCTTCGATGGCCGCACCCTTGGTGAGGATGACGACATCCCCCGTACCCGCCATGGCGGGGGTGACATACCGGTCCCTGGGCCCGATGCCGATCACGGTGGCCCCGCCGATCATGGGGTATTCGCACCCTTCGTATCGGCCGGTGTGCCCGGAGACGACGGCCATGCCGATCCTGTCGCACTCCCGGTGCATCACCATCCACATCGCCTCGAACTCCTCGCGGGTGATGGAGAGAGGGAGATTCAGATCCATGGTGATGTAGTTCGGGGGGATCCCCGATGTGGCCGCGTCGGAAGCCAGGATATGGATCGCGAACCAGCCGGATCGTTCCCACCCGTAGGGGGGCACCACGAACACCGGATCGGTCGTGGTCACCATCACCTTCCCGTTCCCCAGGTCGACAACCCCAACGTCCACCCCATGCCGGGGGCCCACCAGGATTTCCGGGCGCTTCCGCCCCAATTGCGGAAGGATGACCTCATCGAAAATTTCCGAAGACACCTTTCCTATGGAGGTCAATTCCCGCTTCACGTATTTCTTCCCCCGGCTATTTACAGGTCGCGAGAATGTGCTCGGCGATCGCCATGTCGCTTATGTCCGGGATCGCCTTCGAATCGAACTTCGTCGCTCCCGCTCCTTTCGTTTGAGAAGGTCAGGGTCCCTCAATCCGCCAGGATGAACGTCACCATCAGGTGCACCCGGAACTGGGCGATTTTGCCTTCCTTGACGATCACCTTCTGCTCCTTGATCCAGGCTCCCTGGACGTTCTTCAGGGTTTTCGATGCCCGGTCGATGCCCGACGCGATGGCGTCCTCGAAGCTTTTCGTCGACGATGCCGAAATCTCCACTACTTTCCCAACGCGCGGATCCGACTCCATTTTGAGCGCCATACCTCCCCCTTTCTCCGGTGGTTCGCTTCGGGCGTCCCGTCACCTCCTCCTGCCGCAGGAAACCGGTGGCCGATCGACGGGTCGATGATATGAATACAGATTACAATTCCCGTCCCGGAGGTTCAAGAATCGGCAGGAGCGATCGGCTCTCCACGGTTCACGCCGGCCTCGATCCCCCTCCATCCGGCGTTCCGGGGGAGGTACCCTCTACAACACCACCGGCTTGTCCGGCAATTCGTTCCGGCCGTCGTCGATCGGAGGAAAATGCTCCGCCAGGTGCCGCGTCACCTCCTGGATGCCTGCGACGACGCCCCCTTCAAAGTCCGCCTGTCGAAACGCGGCTTCCATTTTGCGGCAGATCCTCTCCCATTCCGGCGGGCCCACCCTCGCGTGGATCCCGCGGTCGGCAACGATCTCCACGTCCCGGTCGGCGAGCAGCAGGTAGATGAGCACGCCGTTATTCTGTTCGGTATCCCAGACGCGCAACTGCGAGAAAACGTCGATCGCGCGCTCCCTCGCGCTCTGACCCCGCAGGAGCGGCGACATCTCCAGCGCGCCCTCCACCACGAACCGGATCTCGCCGCGATGCGTGCCCTCGCTCTCCCTGACGGCCCGCTCGATCGCGGACAGCGTGTCCCCCGGAAAGGCCCGGATGACCATCCATCGGGTCGCCATGAGATGCCTTGCGATGCGCACCAGGTCCATCCTCACCACCGCCCCGACGCGCCGCCGCCGCCGAACCCGCCGCCGCCGCCGCCGAACCCGCCGCCGCCGCCGCCGAATCCTCCGCCTCCGAATCCCCCGCCGAACCCGCCTCTCCCGATGCCGCGCCCGCCCATGCCGCCGCCGATCAGTGTGAACAGGAATGCGATCACCCCCGCGATCAGCGCGATGGCGACCGCTCCGGCGAGCATCCAGGCGACAATGGACACGGCCCCGCCGGTAACAACCGCGCCGGGAAACCTGCCCAGCACGCTGTGCAGCACCCCGCCTGCCACGAGCGCCAGGATCATCAGGACGGGGAGGATCGCCCCGATCCCCCGGGTCCCGCCGGACCGCCTTTCCTCGGTTTTCGGCAACGGCTCGCCGTCGATCACGCGGAGGATCCGGTCGACCCCGGCGGTGATGCCCCCGTAGTAATCCCCCTGCCGGAACCGCGGCACGATGATCTCGCTGATGATCCGCTTGCTGTCGGCGTCGGTGAGCGCCCCTTCCAGGCCGTACCCCACCTCGATCCGCAGCGCCCGGTCGTCTTTCGCAACGACAAG from the bacterium genome contains:
- a CDS encoding PAS domain-containing protein — protein: MKGDGRNTPRFLEGFGGVLLLIFTFALPALYFVNGWELQNEHLRTETEIYAHQVSAVINRNPEMWKFETIRLEGILAKRRDDLRAESVRILDLEGRVVTQRKEGLEWPLMTRSHPLRDSGVIAGSIEESASLRPLAGETAVIALVGTGLTLLLFLFFRTYPMAALRDALDKLSRERGRARVTLQSIGDGVISTDAEDRVLIVNRTAQRITGWTHDEAAGKPIGEIFGPEGDVLVDRNGVRRKIEADRSPVVDEKGRLVGAVFVFRDVTEKTRIESSMANAQKLESLGVLAGGIAHEIRNPLSSINISISSVERVCDASVGLEPGAKETFGLILGQMKSAAAKMGMVVQRVMDYSRPFPPRKETVDLNRIIEEAIRLSLSTLRKREIAVLRDMAPGLTMCRVDAQLIEQVLINLITNACQAMEGIEGEKLLEIASAVQDGRVVLRVSDSGPGVPPSLREKVFDPFFTTRKDGSGIGLSFSHRIVTDHGGTLRVDASRWGGAEFRIELPAAKEEVPA
- a CDS encoding DNA-3-methyladenine glycosylase — protein: MEPDREYSRALPRTFYDRDTVAVARDLLGKHLIHVSGGVERAGRIVEVEAYLGPHDLASHSSRGRTDRTRIMYGPPGHAYVYLVYGMHCCMNVVTERDGHASAVLIRAVEPVKNVEGDTRGPGRLCKAMRIDRRRNGHDLTSDDFHISDPPVPEPLSIVRAPRVGVDYAGKWARRLLRFYLQGNPFVSKR
- a CDS encoding AIR synthase family protein; the encoded protein is MKRELTSIGKVSSEIFDEVILPQLGRKRPEILVGPRHGVDVGVVDLGNGKVMVTTTDPVFVVPPYGWERSGWFAIHILASDAATSGIPPNYITMDLNLPLSITREEFEAMWMVMHRECDRIGMAVVSGHTGRYEGCEYPMIGGATVIGIGPRDRYVTPAMAGTGDVVILTKGAAIEAAGLFAVTFPQRVAERYGEKAAREAEEIFWQMSVVEDALTAVEAGVREDGVTAMHDATECGVWGGLFEVAQASGVGMSIDKEKIIVQDAVRNVCDLFGIDPYSSISEGTLILACRPHKAKEVIRRLGDKGIPASMVGEIVEPREGMRVFERGTSHELIHPKVDPFWAAFGKAASQGR
- the lpxC gene encoding UDP-3-O-acyl-N-acetylglucosamine deacetylase translates to MAHPGPILIVDDEASIRKSLEGVLSDEGYSCALADDGADALSRLQSIRPSLVLLDIWMPGMDGIETLRRMKAAQPETPVIMMSGHATISTAIKATKVGASDFIEKPLELDLVLNAIRRALGARDAVRSLSVGELDGSIDHPSPEGMPELHPLVFTNQTLRGTLMPQRTLARSAVLYGQGLHSGRKSGLIFEPLGPGSGIHFVGVSDNRAVPAHLDYVESTGYATTIHLGTTHVATIEHLMSALNAYGVSNLLIKCNGEVPVLDGSSVQFCSLFEEVGFENQAGDWHQIAVREPYRIDAGKASIRLEPCDAFEIDYMLEYPAPVGKQRFVFRLDDPAIYRKEIAPARTFGFARDIGLLQRQGLALGGRFDNFVLFGEEGPINDALRFPDEPVRHKIMDMIGDLYLLGRRLQARVIAHMTGHTQNIALLKKVREALGSSNP
- a CDS encoding TPM domain-containing protein — translated: MDLVRIARHLMATRWMVIRAFPGDTLSAIERAVRESEGTHRGEIRFVVEGALEMSPLLRGQSARERAIDVFSQLRVWDTEQNNGVLIYLLLADRDVEIVADRGIHARVGPPEWERICRKMEAAFRQADFEGGVVAGIQEVTRHLAEHFPPIDDGRNELPDKPVVL
- a CDS encoding YgcG family protein, translated to MGAWVTDRTATLTEEQKAALEQTLRSFEARKGSQVVVLIVPSTAPETIEQYALRVAEEWKPGRKNVDDGAILVVAKDDRALRIEVGYGLEGALTDADSKRIISEIIVPRFRQGDYYGGITAGVDRILRVIDGEPLPKTEERRSGGTRGIGAILPVLMILALVAGGVLHSVLGRFPGAVVTGGAVSIVAWMLAGAVAIALIAGVIAFLFTLIGGGMGGRGIGRGGFGGGFGGGGFGGGGGGFGGGGGGFGGGGASGRW
- a CDS encoding substrate-binding domain-containing protein; this translates as MIRISGTGGAIGTMRILGEAFRETDPGIRFDISRGIGSSGSIKAVLAGRLDIGLSSRALSGEERAEGVVETKYARTPFVFGVNRTLKITGLTLDGVAAIYAGKRDWENGKRIRLVLRPREDSDIKVLRNISPAMRAAVDAALLRTGMIEAPTDQDAADVIETVPGAFGGTTLALVLSEERAFRVVSLDGVMPSVRTLTDRSYPVSKTFFMVTRKNPSLPVRRFIDFVRSPEGADILSKYGQAPVREEGALP
- a CDS encoding response regulator; translated protein: MKNPYRDLGVRNILLIEDDPWSVDSLSTFFRIMECPMQCAVNAMEAIAAVSRDRYDLILCEYQLPGMNGLVLLKMLGDIHREAVRILFTSYPVRKLTEEAARSGIHEVIRKPFTVAILEEALTRHFPRVRREGREPVGTH
- a CDS encoding sigma-54 dependent transcriptional regulator, whose product is MNTYSLYIVDDEDTIRRTLAIAFDGKYRLADFPDAESAVAAARVDPPDLVLLDLGLPGMSGIEAIPAFRAIAPEVLIIVITAYEDVKSVVSAMKGGAYDYVVKPLEIDTLEMSIGNALESIRLKKEVQALQERYVRENLPCFIGESNTIRDVMEFVGLLARSPDTPVLIVGETGTGKELIASAIHYRSPNFRGPLVSVNCAAIPRELIESELFGYEKGAFSGASAAGKKGMVDQAEGGTLFLDEVGDLSTEAQAKLLRFLEEGEYYRVGGTRKLTVRARVVSATNRNPQELIGKGLFREDLYYRLAVALVELPSLTARRDDILPIALHFLLEFNRKFGRSFNGFSREAREALMRHGWKGNVRELRNFVERGVLVGKGAELTRDDLGLGEGNVPMERHSADKDLLRPPLSPEGVDLREAHESVDRHFFSEALRLTGGNETQAAELLRINYSTFRYRRRKMGL
- a CDS encoding dodecin family protein: MESDPRVGKVVEISASSTKSFEDAIASGIDRASKTLKNVQGAWIKEQKVIVKEGKIAQFRVHLMVTFILAD
- a CDS encoding alpha/beta hydrolase, with translation MTTIIAGDRRIEAAWHGPGPDAAPTLVFLHDGIGCAATWRDFPAALARETGCGALVYSRAGYGGSDPVPLPRPLTYMHDEGFHGLPELLDAAGVRRAFLVGHSDGGSIALLHASTRRSVPRVRGLLLEAPHVFCEKVTLRSIEKARDEYLFGDLRAKLERHHRGNVDCAFWGWNRAWLDPDFFAWNIEDCLPSVAVPVLVVQGTDDPYGTLRQVEAIERQCGGPVRRSILERCGHSPHRDRRERTLSTMADFIREIGTG
- a CDS encoding type II toxin-antitoxin system HicB family antitoxin, yielding MATHSYTVLVEKENGGYRAHCPALPGCRSYGETRKEAVNNIKFSISYRLETLIAKGKPIPKDGDLARPAQKNT